The genomic region GCCAAGAACGATCCCGTGAAGAAGGCTGGGTTGATAAGAGATATGGTAAATAGTATCTCCAAGATCCCAGACAATATTCAGCGAGAAGTTTACTTGCAGGAATGTTCAAGGATCATGGATATCAATGAAGATGTTCTGTATGCTTCCCTTGCCCAGATCGAAAATAAAGATCCTAAATCATCAGCTCAGCCTAAAAAGCGAAGCATGGAGGTGGTCAAGGAGAAGGAAACTCAGAAGACGAAGGTAGACCAGCTTTATGAACTTGAAAGAAAGATAATTAGTCTATTAGTGCTATATGGGAAACAGGATGGAGAATTTCACGATATTCTGTTGAAGCAAAATGAGCAGGGTGAAATGGTTTATGAATCCGAAGTTCAGGAAGCCAAAGTTTTCGAGAAAATATTCCTTGACTTGCAGGAAGATGAGATCGAGTTTACGAATGAAGATTTTAAAGAACTTTTCTTTTTGCTGATAGAAAAACTGAATTCTGAAGATGAGTTTGGAGTAGAGATGATCATCAATGAATTAAAAGAATCCCAGGCTGTTAAGCTTACAGATATTTTAATGGAAGAAGAGCAATACGAATTGCACGATTGGGAAAGACATGATATTCCTGTAAAGAAAAAAGAACAGGGAATTTCACAATACGTTACTCAAACCATTCTATCCCTAAGAAGATATCTCGTTGGCAGAAAGATCAATGAGCTGGTTGAAGCCATGAAGGATGCCGATTCTGATGAAGAAAACAGAACCGAAATGATCCAGGAGATCATGAGCTATACGAGTCTAAGCACGATACTTTCAGATCGGCTGGGCAGAGTTATGTAGTATTCAACTGGAGGAGCCTGGACTGAGTGATAAGGTCTGCTACGTTATCTACCTTTAACTTTTTAAGTAATCTGGTCTTATAGGTGCTTACCGTTTTCTCGTTGATATCCAATGCCTCTGCAATATCTTTATTTCGCTTACCAGATGAAAGTAAATTAAGTACTTCGGTTTCTCTGGTAGAGAGTTTTTTAAATTTTGTAATCAAACTCTTACCTCTTGAAATTCCGGAGTTTAGCTTTTCTGTAATCTTTCGATTTAAATAGATTCCACCGCGAGCAACCTGGTAGATTGCTTTTTCCAGAGTTTCATTATCAGTATGTTTCGAAATATAACCTGCCGCTCCAGCTTTAATAGCGCTAAGAGCATACATTTCTTCCGGGTGAGAACTGAAAATAAGTGTTTTTACATCAGGGTATTCCTGCTTTATACGCCTAATAGCGTTGATCCCGTTTATCTGGGGTAGGTCTAATTCTAATATCAAAACATCTGGAGCTTCCTTGTCTAACTGACTAAAAAGCTGAGTCCCGCTACCAACTCTTCCTGTAACCTGAAGCGCCGGATTGTTTTGAAGCACACATTTTACACCCTCTAAAATGATCGGGTGATGATCTGCAATTAATACTCGATACATGATTTTAAATTAAAACAAGTCCGGGGGTAACTCGTTGAGTTTGGTTCTGTTAACCTAAAATAATGCTTTGGCTTTTTATAATGGAAAACTGTCAGATAAATTCGATAAGATGTCTATTTTTTCAGGTGAATGGGGATTTCGCAAACCGGTATTGGATCCATTTTATGTTGATTCGCTTTATTCAATCTTGTATAGATAGAGAAGACTTCTCTTTTTCTTCCTTCAAAATCTGCAATGGTTTTTCCCTCTTCCTGACTCTTCATTGCCCACTCTAATTCGTCGTAAGAAGCTCCAAGTTGATCTTCATCACTTCGGCTGTCGCCAAAAAGACCATCTGTAGGAGGGGCTTGCATAATTTCTTCAATAATATTTAAATATTCGCCAAGTTCATATACTTCGCTTTTAACAAGATCTGCTATTGGGCTAAGGTCCACTCCGCCATCACCATATTTTGTATAAAAACCTACACCAAAATCTTCTACTTTATTTCCTGTTCCTGCTACAAGGTATTTATGCAGGCCGGCGAAATAATACAAAGTGGTCATCCTTAATCTTGCACGGGAATTTGCCAGGCTAAGATCAAGAGTTGTGGTTTCCCGATGTTGAGGCATGCCTTTTCTGAACTCTTCAAATACCGGGGTAAGATTTATTTCAAGACTGCTAACATTTGCAAAATTATGTTGGAGTTCCTCGATATGTTTTCTGGCTCTGCTTATTTGATTTTTATCCTGGTGTATTGGCATTTCCAGACATAAAGTAGGCATTCCTGTTTTAGCGCATAGTGTAGAGGTAACTGCCGAATCGATCCCGCCGCTAACTCCAATTACAAATCCATTCATATTGGCTTTGGTTGCATAATCCTTAAGCCAGTTAATAATGTGGTCAGCTACTTTTTCGATCCGCATAATATTGGGTGATTTAGTTTGTAAGTAATACCTTTGCCACACAAATCTAATACTTAAAGCCAATTTTTGAAAGGCACAGGCGTTAAAGCCTTCATAATAGAAAGCTATGCTGAAGAAATTAGGGTTTTTTATACTACTTATTAGTCTATTTTCCTGCGACAAAAAATCTGAAACCGAAGCCAAGATCGAAAAGGTGGATGCCAATTTTGACCTGGTTAGGTTTGACCAGAAATTTGCTGAAACCAGCGAAGAGACCTTACCTCAATTAAAAGCTGAATACCCATTTCTTTTTCCTGAACAATATCCGGATAGTTTATGGATAAATAAACTGAATGATACTATTCAGCAGGAGGTCGAATCTGAGGTCAATAAAAAGTTTCCGGAATTTACTAAGGAGTATGATGAGCTGCATAGTCTTTTTCAGCACGTGAAATATTATTTCCCAGATTTCCAGGTGCCAGATGTGATCACGGTAACTTCAGAAGTAGATTATAAGAACAAGACCATTTACACAGGTGATTATCTCTTCGTGGCGCTTGATACTTATCTAGGTGAAGATCATAAATTCTATATAGGCATTCAGGAATTTTTAAAAAAGAATTTCAGAAAGGAACAGATCGTCTCTGATGCTGCCGCAGAAATTGCTGAAAATTATGTTCCCAAGGCAGGGTCAAGAACATTTTTGTCTCATATGATCTACTATGGCAAATTATTGTATTTGAAAGACAGGTTCATTCCTTTTAAATCTGATGCAGAAAAAATTGGCTACAGTGAAGATGAACTGGAATGGGTGAAATCTAATGAAGACCAGATCTGGCGATATTTTATAGAGAATGAACTTATTTTCGATACAGATTCTAAGTTATATACAAGATTCCTTTACCCGGCACCATTTTCTAAATTCTATTTGCAACTGGATTCAGAATCGCCGGCTAGGGTAGGTCAATATATTGGTTGGAATATTGTGAGAGCCTATATGGAGAAGAATGATGTATCCATTAATACAATGTTGAACACTTCAGCAGAAGAAATTTTTAATAAAGCGAACTATAAACCGAAGAAATAATGTCTCAATTCAAGAAATCTGAAATAAATATAGAGGTGGTTACCGATGAAAATCACGTGCCGGAAAATATTACCTGGAGTGCAGAAGATGGTAATGTGTACAAAGAAGATGCAAAAGCTTTGATGCTTTCAGTTTGGGATTCAAAAGACCAGGAAACTTTGAGGATCGATCTTTGGACCAAAGAGATGCCGGTAGATGAGATGAAGAAGTTCTTCCATCAAACGCTGGTTTCTATGAGCGACACTTATTTTAGAGCTACGCAGGATGATAAAATGCGCGATACAATGAAGGATTTCTGCGATTATTTTGCTGAAAAGACCGAAATAAAGAAGAGCTAGTGCAAAAATTGATCTTTGTATATAATGCCGATTCCGGCAAATTCAATGCGTTGATGGATTCATTGCAAAAAGTAGTGAATCCATCATCTTATTCCTGTATACTTTGTGAGCTAACTCATGGCTTGATGGAGGAAAAGAAGGAATGGAGAAATTTCAGGCAAAGCCTGGATGTTGAAACCGATTTTCTTCATAAAGACGAATTCCTGAAAGCATATGCCTCAAAATTCGGGCATAAATTTGAATTTCCGGTAATCCTCGCTCAGACCGATAAAGGTTTGGAGGTATTTATTTCCAAGAATGAATTTTCAGAGATCGACGACCTTAAAGTTTTAATGGAGACGATAAAAGAAAGAATGCAGCTTTATTAAGATTTACGCAGCTGTTCGTTTACTTCTTCTATATAATCCAGAACATCATCCTGACCTAGTTTTGTAGTAGCTGAAGTAATAAAATACTGAGGCATTTCTTCCCAGGTTTCCAGCATTTCGTTTTTGTAATTCTCGATGTTCTCTTCTAAAACTTTCGGTTTTAGCTTATCTGCCTTGGTGAAAATAATGCAAAATGGAACTGCGTTCTCGCCAAGCCATTGCATAAATTCCATGTCTATAGGTTGAGGTTTGTGCCTGGAGTCTATAAGCACAAAAGCACAGATCATCTGCTTTCTTTTTTCGAAATAGGCTGTTATGAATTTCTGAAATACTCTTTTGGTAGATTTAGAAACCTGGGCATATCCATAACCAGGCAGATCCACCAGATGCCAGTTATTATTGATCAGGAAATGATTGATCAACTGGGTTTTTCCCGGTTTAGCAGAAGTTTTTGCAAGAGATTTTCTACCCGTTATCATGTTGATAAGGGATGATTTTCCAACGTTACTTCGGCCTATAAAAGCATATTCGGGAAGGCTGCTGTTTGGGCATTGATCAACTTTGGAGTTGCTCACCACAAATTCTGCCGTCTTGATTTTCATAAGAGCTGTTTTAGATCTTTCGTTCTTTCAACCATCCGTGTAGTAACTGGTTGAATTCTTCAGGGTGTTCCATCATTGCAGCATGCCCGCACTTGTCTATCCAGTAAAGATCTGAATCTGGTAACAGGCGCTGAAAATCTTCTGCAACTTCGGGTGGAGTAACGGTGTCGTTCTTTCCCCAGATAATGCAGGTTGGGGTCTTCATCTTTGGAAGATCCTTAGCCATATTATGCCGAATTGCACTTTTTGCAATAGCTAGGGTCTTAACCAGTTTATTCCTGTCGCTTACCGTATGGTAAACTTCATCAACAATTTCCTTGGTAGCAACTTCAGGGTCATAAAAAACAGCCTGAGCTTTTTTCTTGATAAAATCGTAATCTCCTCTTCTTGGGTAGCTTTCTCCCATGGCATTCTCGTATAGACCAGAACTACCTGTAATCACCAGCGCTTCTACAATTTCCGGAAACATTTTTGTTGCCAGAAGAGCAATATGTCCGCCCAGTGAATTTCCCAACAGGATCACTTTTTCGTAGCCTTTGTAATCGATAAATTCTTTAAGATATTTAGCGAACGTTCCTACACTTGTCTTCAAAAGAGACATTGAATATAATGGCAGTTCCGGGATTAGAACCTTGTATTCTTTTTCCGGAAAGTAATTGATTACACCATCAAAATTACTGAGGCCTCCCATAAGTCCGTGAAGAATAACAATTGGTGTTCCTTCGCCTTTCTCAAGATATGTGAATTTTCCCTCTTGCCTTAAGTGATCTTTCATTGATAGCCTTTGCGGTTAGCAATCGCAAATATAGCGATTTCGATACAAGTATAATCATTTTTGAGTAACTGCAATGGCTTTTATGCGAAGTGGGAAATTTATAAACACGATGTTTTTCAGCCAGGAATATCCACAATTCCCCACCGATTTTCAAATTCCTGAATCCTAAGCTAATAGCGCTATTTAAAAGGTTTTCAATTACATACAGTGGTAAAACTTATCAACATTGTGGTAAAAAGTGGTAAATTGTGGTAATATTTTCAATATATTTGGCTCTATAATACCTAACCGTGATAAATTTAATTGGGACATACGAATGCAAAGTCGATGCGAAAGGCCGTTTAATGGTGCCTTCAGCGTTGAAAAAGCAATTAGCTCCCATGATGCAGGACGGTTTTGTAATTAAGCGCGCAGTTTTCCAAAGCTGCCTTGAGCTTTATCCGATGGAGGAGTGGAATGTTCTAATGAACAGAATGAATAAGCTGAACAGGTTCAAAAAAAAGAATGTCGATTTTATTAGAAGGTTCACTGCCGGGGTTAAAACTGTTGAGGTTGATACCAACGGCAGGTTGCTTATTCCAAAGGATCTTATTGCTTTTGCCGGAATAGAGAAAGAGATCGTTCTTTCTTCGGCAATCAATATTGTGGAGATCTGGGATAAAGATAAATATGAAAATACCATCGAAGCTTCTTCAGATGACTTTGGAGATCTGGCGGAAGAAGTGATGGGTAACGATGATTTTGATGGAGTATCATAATCCTGTTCTGCTAAAAGAGTCGGTTGATGGTTTAGATATAAAACCTGATGGCGTCTATGTGGATGTAACCTTCGGTGGAGGAGGGCATTCTCGTGAGATCTTAAAAAGACTTGGGTCTAAAGGAAGACTTTACGCTTTCGATCAGGATAAGGATGCTCTGGAGAATAAGATCGATGATGAGCGTTTTACCCTTATCAATGAAAATTTCAGATTTCTGAAACGATTTTTGAGATTTTACGGGGTTAAAAAAGTTGACGGTATTCTTGGTGATTTTGGGGTTTCCTCGCACCAGTTCAATGAAGCTGAAAGAGGATTTTCAACCAGGTTCGACGCGAAACTGGATATGAGAATGAATCAGGGTGATAAATTGAGTGCCTACGAAGTGATCAATGAATATGATGAAGAGCAACTGAAAAGATTGTTCTACGAGTATGCCGATCTAAAGAACGCTCCAAAACTGGCTAGAACGATTGTTTCAGAAAGAAAGAACAACCCGATCGAAACCAGTGAGCAATTAAATGAATTATTGAAGCCTTTATTATTTAAAGGTAAAGAAAATAAGATCCTGGCGCAGATCTATCAGGCAATAAGGATAGAAGTGAACCAGGAGATCGAAGTTCTTAAAGAATTTTTGCTGCAAACCGAAGAAATTATCAAGCCAGACGGAAGGTTGAGTTTGATATCCTATCACTCCCTGGAAGACAGGTTGGTGAAAAGGTATATAAGGAGTGGTTTATTTGAAGGAGAACCGGAAAAGGATATGTATGGAAATATATCTGTTCCGTTCAAAAAAGTAAATGGATTGATAGTTCCTTCAAAAGAGGAGATAAAGCAGAATAACCGCGCGCGAAGCGCAAAGCTCAGGGTAGCGAGAAAGTTATAAATGTCCATGAAAAGAGGTTTTTATAACATACTGAAAGCGAATTTTCTTATCAGTGAAGATGCTGTAAAGAACTGGAGGTTTATAGTTTTCTGTACCATACTGGCCATTGTGATGATCGCGAGTTCACACAATGCCGAGAAAAAAGTACATCAGATCGCAAAACTGAATAAAGAGGTACTGGAGTTGAGAAGCGAGTTTTTAGAGAGGCGATCAAAATTGATGAGAGTAAAGATGGAGTCTACCATAACTGAAAAAATGGTGGAAAAGGGGATAGGGCCTTCGGAGACCCCACCCAATAAAATAAGAGTGATAATAAAAGATTAACCCAAAAATGGCTACAACCGAAAAAAGCATCCTGAATCGTATGTATTTCGTGGCTGGCTGTCTCTTTATATTTGCGATAGCGGTAGGGGTTAAATTGCTCAATATCCAGTTTGTTCACGGTGAACATTATAAAGAACTAGCTGAGGAGCGCACTCTAAAAAACTTCAAGATACCAGCAAACCGTGGTAATTTATACGACGTCAACGGAAATCTTCTGGCTACATCTGTACCTAAATATGATGTAAGGTTCGATGCGGTTACGGTTTCAGATAAGAACTTCGAAGAAAATATTGGTCCGTTATCAGAAAACCTTTCCAGGATGCTGGGGCAACCGGCCTCATATTATTCTCAGAAATTAAGAGCGGCCAGGGCAAACAAACAGCGTTACGTGCTAATTGCTAGAAACCTAGGGTATTCAGATTATATGAAAATGAGAGAGTTTCCAATGTTCAATTTGGGAGCTTATAAAGGTGGGATGATCACCGAGCAAAGTACCGTTCGTGAGCATCCACTTGGGAAGATGGGTGAGAGAACCGTAGGTTATGAGAGAAGAGATGAAAATGGGTATTTTACAAGAGTAGGTCTTGAAGGTGCCTTCAGTAATTATTTGAGAGGTACAGATGGCCGCCGGTTAAAACAAAAGATCGCGAAAGGTCAGTGGAAACCTATTAGTGATAATAATGAAATGGAGCCAAGAGATGGTTATGATGTAGTTTCAACTATAGATGTGAACATCCAGGATATTGCCCATCATTC from Gramella sp. MT6 harbors:
- a CDS encoding FtsL-like putative cell division protein, which encodes MKRGFYNILKANFLISEDAVKNWRFIVFCTILAIVMIASSHNAEKKVHQIAKLNKEVLELRSEFLERRSKLMRVKMESTITEKMVEKGIGPSETPPNKIRVIIKD
- the nadE gene encoding NAD(+) synthase gives rise to the protein MRIEKVADHIINWLKDYATKANMNGFVIGVSGGIDSAVTSTLCAKTGMPTLCLEMPIHQDKNQISRARKHIEELQHNFANVSSLEINLTPVFEEFRKGMPQHRETTTLDLSLANSRARLRMTTLYYFAGLHKYLVAGTGNKVEDFGVGFYTKYGDGGVDLSPIADLVKSEVYELGEYLNIIEEIMQAPPTDGLFGDSRSDEDQLGASYDELEWAMKSQEEGKTIADFEGRKREVFSIYTRLNKANQHKMDPIPVCEIPIHLKK
- the gldC gene encoding gliding motility protein GldC — protein: MSQFKKSEINIEVVTDENHVPENITWSAEDGNVYKEDAKALMLSVWDSKDQETLRIDLWTKEMPVDEMKKFFHQTLVSMSDTYFRATQDDKMRDTMKDFCDYFAEKTEIKKS
- a CDS encoding response regulator transcription factor; translated protein: MYRVLIADHHPIILEGVKCVLQNNPALQVTGRVGSGTQLFSQLDKEAPDVLILELDLPQINGINAIRRIKQEYPDVKTLIFSSHPEEMYALSAIKAGAAGYISKHTDNETLEKAIYQVARGGIYLNRKITEKLNSGISRGKSLITKFKKLSTRETEVLNLLSSGKRNKDIAEALDINEKTVSTYKTRLLKKLKVDNVADLITQSRLLQLNTT
- a CDS encoding GTPase; the protein is MQKLIFVYNADSGKFNALMDSLQKVVNPSSYSCILCELTHGLMEEKKEWRNFRQSLDVETDFLHKDEFLKAYASKFGHKFEFPVILAQTDKGLEVFISKNEFSEIDDLKVLMETIKERMQLY
- a CDS encoding alpha/beta hydrolase — protein: MKDHLRQEGKFTYLEKGEGTPIVILHGLMGGLSNFDGVINYFPEKEYKVLIPELPLYSMSLLKTSVGTFAKYLKEFIDYKGYEKVILLGNSLGGHIALLATKMFPEIVEALVITGSSGLYENAMGESYPRRGDYDFIKKKAQAVFYDPEVATKEIVDEVYHTVSDRNKLVKTLAIAKSAIRHNMAKDLPKMKTPTCIIWGKNDTVTPPEVAEDFQRLLPDSDLYWIDKCGHAAMMEHPEEFNQLLHGWLKERKI
- the mraZ gene encoding division/cell wall cluster transcriptional repressor MraZ — protein: MINLIGTYECKVDAKGRLMVPSALKKQLAPMMQDGFVIKRAVFQSCLELYPMEEWNVLMNRMNKLNRFKKKNVDFIRRFTAGVKTVEVDTNGRLLIPKDLIAFAGIEKEIVLSSAINIVEIWDKDKYENTIEASSDDFGDLAEEVMGNDDFDGVS
- the yihA gene encoding ribosome biogenesis GTP-binding protein YihA/YsxC, coding for MKIKTAEFVVSNSKVDQCPNSSLPEYAFIGRSNVGKSSLINMITGRKSLAKTSAKPGKTQLINHFLINNNWHLVDLPGYGYAQVSKSTKRVFQKFITAYFEKRKQMICAFVLIDSRHKPQPIDMEFMQWLGENAVPFCIIFTKADKLKPKVLEENIENYKNEMLETWEEMPQYFITSATTKLGQDDVLDYIEEVNEQLRKS
- the gldB gene encoding gliding motility lipoprotein GldB; translation: MLKKLGFFILLISLFSCDKKSETEAKIEKVDANFDLVRFDQKFAETSEETLPQLKAEYPFLFPEQYPDSLWINKLNDTIQQEVESEVNKKFPEFTKEYDELHSLFQHVKYYFPDFQVPDVITVTSEVDYKNKTIYTGDYLFVALDTYLGEDHKFYIGIQEFLKKNFRKEQIVSDAAAEIAENYVPKAGSRTFLSHMIYYGKLLYLKDRFIPFKSDAEKIGYSEDELEWVKSNEDQIWRYFIENELIFDTDSKLYTRFLYPAPFSKFYLQLDSESPARVGQYIGWNIVRAYMEKNDVSINTMLNTSAEEIFNKANYKPKK
- the rsmH gene encoding 16S rRNA (cytosine(1402)-N(4))-methyltransferase RsmH; the encoded protein is MEYHNPVLLKESVDGLDIKPDGVYVDVTFGGGGHSREILKRLGSKGRLYAFDQDKDALENKIDDERFTLINENFRFLKRFLRFYGVKKVDGILGDFGVSSHQFNEAERGFSTRFDAKLDMRMNQGDKLSAYEVINEYDEEQLKRLFYEYADLKNAPKLARTIVSERKNNPIETSEQLNELLKPLLFKGKENKILAQIYQAIRIEVNQEIEVLKEFLLQTEEIIKPDGRLSLISYHSLEDRLVKRYIRSGLFEGEPEKDMYGNISVPFKKVNGLIVPSKEEIKQNNRARSAKLRVARKL